A DNA window from Bradyrhizobium barranii subsp. barranii contains the following coding sequences:
- a CDS encoding septal ring lytic transglycosylase RlpA family protein: MKRWSGQPALLAATAIAASCIAFDGGIESAHAKFGRITKSAIVPGATPLEVHDHTRDANGSPNANDLPSLATKSPRRRQRAAGQGPKAHGDIRRATHRKSNHQHAFHNKHPRRETPLFGLASFYSEDQMTASGERFNKHALHAAHPSLPFGTRLRVTNVLNKKSVIVRVNDRGPFVHGRIIDVTSGAAQALGMIKIGVVNVTLEIVR, from the coding sequence ATCATGCATCGCATTCGATGGTGGAATTGAATCTGCGCATGCGAAGTTCGGTCGAATAACGAAGTCGGCGATTGTCCCTGGCGCAACGCCGCTGGAAGTGCATGACCATACCCGCGACGCAAACGGTTCGCCAAACGCCAACGACCTCCCCTCGCTTGCCACGAAATCACCGCGACGACGTCAGCGCGCAGCAGGGCAAGGCCCGAAAGCTCACGGCGACATTCGGCGAGCAACGCATCGGAAGAGCAACCATCAGCATGCATTTCATAACAAGCATCCCAGAAGGGAAACCCCATTGTTCGGGCTTGCGAGTTTCTACTCGGAAGACCAGATGACCGCGAGCGGCGAGAGATTCAACAAGCATGCGCTGCATGCGGCGCATCCGTCCTTGCCGTTCGGAACACGCCTGCGCGTGACCAATGTCTTGAACAAAAAGTCCGTGATCGTGAGAGTCAACGACCGTGGTCCATTTGTTCATGGACGCATCATCGACGTTACATCGGGTGCGGCCCAAGCCCTTGGAATGATCAAGATCGGCGTGGTCAATGTCACCCTTGAAATCGTTCGATAA